A genomic segment from Arcobacter acticola encodes:
- a CDS encoding response regulator yields the protein MNLKRLFMLLFILNTVSFIFVAVIVNKYQKATIKLEDAYQMQYKSLVLAQELRQSSDDLTRMARTYVITGNPKFEKQFKTVFDIRNADKPRPKRYNGIFWDFYTLGDEEPILDGEQVSLKELMERANFTDSELNLLFKSKKESDDLTNLEHKAMNAIKGIFQDKDGNYTIKGEADFKFARELMHSDEYHEAKKRIMEPLDNFYKAFESRTKQKVDESREIVKKQEFYVNVVVLFSVIFFLMSFFIILFRIVYPIDFLRQVMLKLSSNDMSVELEKNNYQDELGDMIGAVQIFKENTQKLILSEQQIKISMEEATSANKAKSIFLARMSHELRTPLNAILGFANLLKKSQNINEQEKKNLEVINRSGNHLLNIINEILELSKIEAGKIELVPKTFEFHELIKDIESMFAFRCESKDLKFNLNVNVNIPNIIKADEQRLKQILINLLGNSLKFTKQGDISLNIYEQSGKLFFEVKDTGIGIDKYNIKKIFKPFEQIKKDDYNQNGTGLGLSITKELISLMGGTIYVKSFIGIGSEFYFSIDYEKGNEKEIIKEHKSKDLIGIEYQNLEKTILVVDDIKENRDLVLQILSQYGFKIFEASSGYEAIDILKEEKIDLIFMDILMNGLDGMQTIKIIREENSQNIIPIIALSANVFEEDKQKVLKIGATDFIPKPVEEKQILLALQKYLNVKPTYDENNQDENYKPMEINLFENISNDFFEKLNSFAIQMDNILIEQLMEEYALAENDKNYIIDLIEDFDYQQITKICKMKEKKL from the coding sequence GGCACGTACTTATGTAATAACCGGAAATCCAAAGTTTGAAAAACAGTTTAAAACTGTATTTGATATTAGAAATGCAGATAAACCAAGACCTAAAAGATACAATGGTATTTTTTGGGATTTTTATACACTAGGCGATGAAGAACCTATTTTAGATGGAGAACAAGTATCACTAAAAGAGCTTATGGAAAGAGCAAACTTTACTGATTCTGAATTAAATTTACTTTTTAAATCTAAAAAAGAATCAGATGATTTAACAAATCTTGAGCATAAAGCGATGAACGCTATAAAAGGAATATTCCAAGATAAAGATGGAAACTATACAATAAAAGGTGAAGCTGATTTCAAATTTGCAAGAGAGCTTATGCATTCAGATGAATACCATGAAGCAAAAAAAAGAATTATGGAACCACTTGATAATTTTTATAAAGCCTTTGAAAGTAGAACAAAACAAAAAGTTGATGAATCAAGAGAAATAGTAAAAAAACAAGAGTTTTATGTAAATGTTGTGGTTCTATTTTCAGTGATTTTTTTCTTGATGTCATTTTTTATCATTTTATTCAGAATTGTTTATCCTATAGATTTTTTAAGACAAGTGATGTTAAAACTTTCATCAAATGATATGAGTGTAGAGTTAGAAAAAAACAATTATCAAGATGAATTAGGAGATATGATAGGAGCCGTTCAAATCTTCAAAGAAAATACTCAAAAACTAATTTTAAGTGAACAACAAATCAAAATTTCTATGGAAGAAGCAACAAGTGCAAATAAAGCCAAATCAATCTTTTTGGCTCGGATGAGTCATGAACTAAGGACTCCTTTAAATGCAATTTTAGGTTTTGCAAATCTACTTAAAAAATCACAAAACATAAATGAACAAGAGAAAAAAAACCTAGAAGTAATAAATAGAAGTGGAAATCATCTTTTAAACATCATAAATGAGATATTAGAACTTTCTAAAATCGAAGCTGGAAAGATAGAATTAGTTCCTAAAACATTCGAATTTCACGAATTGATAAAAGATATAGAGTCAATGTTTGCTTTTAGATGTGAATCAAAAGACTTGAAGTTTAATCTAAATGTAAATGTAAATATTCCAAATATCATAAAAGCAGATGAACAAAGATTAAAACAAATTCTTATAAATCTATTGGGTAATTCATTGAAATTTACAAAACAAGGTGATATCTCTTTAAATATTTATGAGCAAAGTGGAAAACTATTTTTTGAAGTAAAAGATACAGGAATTGGAATAGATAAATATAATATAAAAAAAATATTCAAACCCTTTGAGCAAATCAAAAAAGATGATTATAATCAAAATGGAACAGGATTGGGTTTATCAATAACCAAAGAGTTGATATCTTTGATGGGTGGAACTATATATGTAAAAAGTTTTATTGGAATTGGTAGTGAGTTTTATTTTAGTATAGATTATGAAAAGGGAAATGAAAAGGAAATAATAAAAGAACATAAATCAAAAGATTTAATAGGAATAGAGTATCAAAATCTAGAAAAAACTATATTAGTAGTGGATGATATTAAAGAAAATAGAGATTTAGTCTTACAAATATTAAGCCAATATGGTTTTAAGATTTTTGAAGCTTCAAGTGGATACGAAGCAATAGATATATTAAAAGAAGAAAAAATAGATTTGATTTTTATGGATATTTTAATGAATGGATTAGATGGAATGCAGACAATTAAAATAATAAGAGAAGAAAATTCTCAAAATATAATCCCCATAATCGCTCTATCTGCAAATGTTTTTGAAGAGGATAAGCAAAAAGTCTTAAAAATAGGTGCAACAGATTTTATACCAAAACCAGTAGAAGAAAAACAAATACTTTTAGCTTTACAAAAATATCTAAATGTAAAACCTACATATGATGAAAATAATCAAGATGAAAATTATAAACCAATGGAAATTAATTTATTTGAAAATATATCAAATGATTTTTTTGAGAAGTTAAATTCATTTGCAATACAAATGGATAATATTTTAATAGAACAACTGATGGAAGAATATGCCCTTGCAGAAAATGATAAAAACTATATTATTGATTTGATTGAAGATTTTGATTATCAACAAATTACTAAAATTTGTAAAATGAAGGAGAAAAAGTTATAA
- a CDS encoding PAS domain-containing protein, translating to MSIDNEIIMPKEMIIVSETDEKGNIIFANDDFCKIAGYDISELLGNPHNIVRHQDMPKLAFEDLWKTIKNGNVWKGIVKNKTKNGGFYWVRATVYPSQDPSGKSRYISVRIKPTKKEISDAIKLYSTLK from the coding sequence ATGAGTATAGACAATGAAATAATTATGCCAAAAGAAATGATTATTGTTTCAGAAACAGATGAAAAAGGAAATATTATATTTGCTAATGATGATTTTTGTAAAATTGCAGGATATGATATAAGTGAATTACTAGGGAATCCTCATAATATAGTAAGACACCAAGATATGCCAAAACTTGCTTTTGAAGATTTATGGAAAACTATAAAAAATGGAAATGTTTGGAAAGGTATTGTTAAAAACAAGACAAAAAATGGAGGCTTTTATTGGGTTCGAGCTACTGTTTATCCTTCACAAGATCCTTCAGGGAAATCAAGATATATATCAGTTAGAATAAAACCAACAAAAAAAGAAATAAGTGATGCAATTAAATTGTATTCAACATTAAAATAA
- a CDS encoding IS1634 family transposase, with protein MNLRVRKKKNASGSISVQILDRTNRGYKVVETIGCSFEDLEIEKFYEKALVKINDLSQNLFANKISESNKKILLKELLSSLNTQDFIPIGDELIFGKLFNNIGCNDLFKDINTKNIRNKEDKNFLFKSLVISRLLYPGSKLELINYLSYFKNIDITSDKIYRFLDTLYQDEIKSKIETCVFEYTKNIMKGEIVLTFYDVTTLYFESESEDDLRRIGFSKEGKLARPQIQLGLFTTLQGYPLSFEVYEGNKYEGHTLVDILKKFQEKFVLPNKPIVVADRGMLNNANIAYLEENNYKYILAAKTRSIASDLKEKITNLTFIDDGTIHTLKFNKDISYKEKIDEDTSVSKSINVNQRLVLSYSFKRAKKDKYNRDKALQRLEEKIKTTKNITKKDLKLSYYAKYLNIDDHKCDITFNINNQKIIEDQKLDGIKGFITNDFNLTANEIIEHYNNQYDVERAFRISKTDLKIRPIYHRLETRIKAHILISFVSYAIYKEFERKLKLNDVKFDFSQKFLRKIIEHIIAVKIDDEIIPINPSEIQKQILDII; from the coding sequence ATGAATTTAAGAGTTAGAAAAAAGAAAAATGCTAGTGGTAGTATAAGTGTTCAAATATTAGATAGAACAAATAGAGGATACAAAGTAGTTGAAACTATTGGTTGTAGTTTTGAAGATCTAGAGATTGAAAAATTTTATGAAAAAGCTCTTGTAAAAATCAATGATTTATCTCAAAATCTTTTTGCAAATAAAATATCAGAATCAAATAAAAAGATACTACTTAAAGAACTACTTTCAAGTTTAAATACACAAGACTTTATTCCAATAGGTGATGAGCTTATATTTGGAAAATTGTTTAATAATATTGGATGTAATGATTTATTTAAAGATATAAATACAAAAAATATTAGGAATAAAGAGGATAAAAACTTTTTGTTTAAAAGTTTGGTGATTTCAAGATTATTATATCCAGGGAGTAAACTTGAACTTATAAACTATCTAAGTTACTTTAAAAATATTGATATAACAAGTGATAAAATATATAGATTTTTAGATACTTTGTACCAAGATGAAATAAAATCAAAAATAGAGACCTGTGTATTTGAATATACAAAAAATATAATGAAAGGTGAAATAGTATTAACCTTTTATGATGTAACAACATTATACTTTGAGAGTGAGAGTGAAGATGATCTTAGACGTATTGGATTTAGTAAAGAGGGTAAATTAGCACGTCCTCAGATACAACTAGGATTGTTTACAACACTGCAAGGATATCCATTAAGCTTTGAAGTTTATGAGGGTAATAAATATGAAGGCCATACACTAGTAGATATACTCAAAAAATTCCAAGAGAAATTTGTTCTTCCAAATAAACCTATAGTTGTAGCTGATCGTGGAATGTTAAATAATGCAAATATAGCTTATTTAGAAGAGAATAATTATAAATATATTTTAGCTGCTAAAACAAGAAGTATCGCAAGTGATTTAAAAGAAAAAATCACAAATCTAACATTTATTGATGATGGTACTATTCATACACTAAAATTTAATAAAGATATATCCTATAAAGAAAAAATAGATGAAGATACTAGCGTTTCAAAATCAATAAATGTAAATCAAAGATTAGTGCTTTCATATTCATTCAAAAGAGCAAAAAAAGATAAGTACAATAGAGATAAAGCATTGCAAAGATTAGAAGAGAAAATAAAGACTACAAAAAATATCACAAAAAAAGATTTAAAACTATCATACTATGCTAAATATCTTAATATTGATGATCATAAATGTGATATCACTTTTAATATCAATAATCAAAAAATAATTGAAGATCAAAAATTAGATGGTATCAAAGGATTTATAACAAATGATTTTAATCTTACAGCAAATGAAATAATTGAACACTATAATAATCAATATGATGTAGAACGAGCTTTTAGAATCTCAAAGACTGATCTAAAAATAAGACCTATTTATCATAGACTAGAAACAAGAATAAAAGCTCATATCTTAATTTCGTTTGTATCTTATGCAATCTATAAAGAGTTTGAAAGAAAATTAAAACTAAATGATGTTAAATTTGATTTCTCACAAAAATTTTTACGCAAAATTATTGAGCATATAATTGCTGTAAAAATAGATGATGAAATAATACCTATTAATCCATCTGAAATACAAAAACAGATTTTAGATATTATTTGA